The Heliangelus exortis chromosome Z, bHelExo1.hap1, whole genome shotgun sequence genomic sequence AAATTCCATTGTCCATGACACCCAGGCTGCCCTGGTTTTTACTTTCTAGTAACCCTCACCCACATTGCAGATTATGTTTGCCAGAGGAAATGGAGTTAATGACAAGGGTGATAAACTAAACCAGGACTGACAAGATCTGTGTTTCCTGTTAGAAGTGGCAATAATCCCATGATAATGTGAGTCTTGTAGGCAATGTGGTCATCATTTCCAGATACTTCTGGGCAAGTCAGAAGAAACTAAGAAACTGGATCCCTAAGAGACATGCTGACTTGCTGTGTGTCATACCCTatggaagggaggaaaggggaggaagggaggaaaggaaggaaatgaaggaaagaaggaagggaagggaggaaaggaagggaaagaaggagaagaaagagaagaaataagagaaaaagatgtATCCAGCAGGACAAGCACTGGTACAGCAGAATCTTGGAGAGGCTCCTTCTTTGTCTCACTCTGTGGGCTGCAGAGACAAGTGCTGGAGGTGGAAAGGTTGTAGCTGATCCCAACTCCTCTTCTTGTTTGCCAGCAGAGACTGGGGGCGATGTCCAGGTGGATCCCCATCAGACctgcagcaaaaccagcttcccctcctgcccagTGTGCCCTCAgcatctgctgtgctgtgtgtgcatGGCTGCAGAAGGATTTTCTGCAGGATGAGGCAATGTTGATGTGGGCCTGGAGCCCTCAGATGTTGTACAAAATGCTGGAAGTATCCCTGATCCCATCACCCCTATGCAAGGAAAACCTTGTGCTTCCTTATTCAGGAGAACTTACTAACCACGTGAATGACTTTACCCAGGACTAGGAATCAGAAGCTTCCAGAGGCCATGTGTTGGGTCTGCCTGCTGGGAGAGGCCCCAAGGGAAGGGCAAGAAAGCAGCATGGAGAGACAGTGTCATGGAACTggtaatttatttgttttttcatccaTGAAAGGATGACTGTGCCCCAGCTAACACCGGCGCCGGGGCTGGGGAGAgtcctgggggctgggggccctcctctttggggggcgCCGGGGCCCCCTGGGTGAGCggtccctgccctggctgggagtggaggggctgtggctgcagccctgggcagagggacCTGGAACGGCCACCCCTGGCTCCTCCTGGGGCTCCTCCTGATCCACAGGGACAGGCACAGATGGGGGGGAGCTGGGACCCCCCCAGACTCTGATGGGCTCTGATGTGCTGGGATGTTCCTCCATGTCGGGgcctgctgggctgctgatgGAATCAGGAATGTCCCTCTGGGAGGCTGtgtggctggggctggctgcagggctgatGGTGGGGCTGGAGCACGAGTTGGGGCTGGTGGTGGtactggggctggagctggtgaTGAGGCAGgtgtcagagctgctggtggtgctggagcTGTCTGCAGCATTTTGCTGGGCCAGGTACTGGCGGAGATCACGGCCACACAAGTGCAATGCCATTTCAATGAGCTCGTGGACAAACGTCTGTGTGCTGTTTCCCAGCCAGACCTGCAGGTCCTGCAacagctgctcctcatccaGCCCATAGAGGCACAGGTAGAATATTATAGTTCCCTCCAGCTCAATCTCCTCCCACCATTCACCTTCAAAGATGGTCTCGAGCTCCCCTTGTATCCACACCTGCAGGTACCAGATATTATTTGGGTTCCTCTTGAAAAATTCTGCCCAGACCTCAGGAGGGAAGCCACCTGTCTGAGCCCTGCGCATGGGCTCCTCcgccccctgctcctcctgatgtTGTACAGCCCATAGCCCTGTGGGATCCGTGATGTCAATGCTAAAATAATCATCGTCCGACCGCTGGGAGAAGATGATGGTTGTTGATTCTGCCCTGCAGAGGGGGCATCTTCGATTTTGCTGTGTCCAGCGCATTGCACAGCCCAGGCAAAACTGGTGCCTGCAGGGTGACAGGGAGGCGATGCCCTCCTCGTGGCTGTAGCAGATGGGGCAGCACCACTGGCTCTCATCGGCCATGCTCCCTACAAGCTGTGGTGGGCTGGCGAGCGCTGAGGACgagcagctgctccctctggCAGGTGCCGCAGCGGCGGGTGTTGTGTGCtgcaagagggagagagagcaggGTCACTTGGTGTCccggggaggggaggcagaCATGCCCAGGTCCCTGGGGAAGGACACCCTCCCAGCCCCCGTGGTTTCCCCAGCgctccctgccaggcagggccAGGCTCGGGCTGTGGGGCCGACAGCTCCCTGAGCCCCATCCCTGAgccaccccagggctgccccaggaggacGTTTCCCCACacagctcacctctgctgctgcaagcacaccGTGCAGTGCCCAGCTGCCTGAACCAGGCAGGGCCGGGGAAACACAAAGGATGGCTCTGGCTCgggcacccagagctgccaacagcagctcccaaagcaccagcagcaccagcaccacaaGAAGCCTGGCTCAAGACTCCAGACCTTGCACGGATGCTTGGTCAGAGAGCAGTCAGGAGCCAGACTGAGCCGGGCTCTGCTGCCGCCCCAAGATAAGCAGCCAGGGACGTGAGGTCACAGTCTGTCCCTCGGTGACGTTACCACTTGCCACGTGGTGATGTCACAGTGTCCCATCAGCCCTGGAACTGCTCTCCTGGGCAGCGATGCACCCGGTGTGCCCTTGCACACACATCTAAAGCTGCTCCAGTGTCCCTTGCCGCTCCTTTTTCTCCACACCTCTTGTCTGCCCAGCATCAGTGTCAGCACTGAGACCTTGGGCGTGTCCTGCCAGAGGCCCCTCTGGTTGATCTGGTCATGGCAGACATCTCCAGGCCCCTCCAGCCAGAGGGTTAATGTGGTGAGGCCTTGCACCTCCCTCGGAGGCCGCAAGTCAAAATCCTACAGGCTGTCTCTTCAGTCCTTCATTGCTGGCCAGCCCAAAAGGGCTCACCTGATTTCTACCGTGTGATGtccacagcatccctgcaaGAAAAGATGGGCCCACTGACTCATGGCACCGTCCAGCCCAGATTGAAGAGACCTTCAAAGATCAGCTGGTCTAAGCTGCTGTGGGAAAGGGAGCCTACGAGACATTATCTGTCAGCAGGCAGACTTTCATGTCTTTCAGAAAGTGGTGGACAAAGTCCCTTAGCAAGAAGTCCTATAGGGCAAAAGAGTCCAGaaacttgaaattaatttctatgaAGCTATCACAGATTACAAGAAATACTTCCACATCTATATTCTGTTAGTGCCAGAGCAGGTTATGGAGCAGGTAATCTTGAGACATTACTGGGGTCACTTCTGAAAAAGTCAGCCCAGGCCTCAAGAGGGAAGCCACCCACCAGAGGcctgggcagcagccctgccaaCTGTTGCTCTTGGTTGCTGTTGGTGTTGGTGTGCAGGACAAGCAGAGGGTCAGGCCTGAGCAGCATGAGTTCATGAAAGACAGCTCCTGCCTGacaaaattcattttcttctttgagaaTGGGACTCCCTTAGTGGATGAGAGAAAGGCTGTCAATGTTTTTTACCTGGACCATAGTAAACCTTTaatacatgtgtgtgtttgtgaattcatgttgaataattataaagtgtttgctaacccaacttttataaagtattttgctaacccaactttgagagtactaatcATATATCTTCCTTCAACgttgtgaaatatgcaaacataTGAATTCCTAACACtgaaatataactgttcttttTGTAACTACAAGGATTAGGGGAACAAGAAgcaagacatccacagtttctgtacctTGAAAATGCTACAATGTATATCCTGTTATGctaatctaagctgattttgctTCTCACCACATCGCATTGcaatttaaggtggttttactgctgactgcatagtgttgcacaggaaagacCAAAGGAGCGGATGTGCGGAATCAAAGGGTAACAAGAGGGCAAACTGAGGAAGACTACTGACTTTATCCAACGACCACCAGATGGGCGTCAGAAAGACCCTCAGAGATTAAATGGGCATGCGCCTTTGAAGGCCcacctcttccaagaactaataaacataaccCAGCCCATTCCTAGAAAagtcatgaatatgtattagaatagttATGACTGTGTATTAAGGTATGTAATCTAAactaaaagattaaactttatgGTGTGCATGTGAGTGGAGCagagactccccatgcacccagcactgttttgcttatttcaattttattaataaaattaaaccattaacagaagaATATTGAGTGTCGGTCATTTATATCAAACCCCACAGTGCATGACACCCAgactttttctgttgtctttacacttttattttctttaacagGAAGGGGGAAGCAACAAAAGGAAAGCCTCCTGGCCTTCTTCAGCCCCTGCTTCATAAGATCCTGAGGTGCCTCCCTAGGGCCGCTGGCAACGCAGCCTCTTGTGGGGCTGAGCAGAGTTTTGGGGGCAGGGAGCTCTCCTTTTTGGGGGGCGCTGGGCCACCCTGGTGGAGTGTTCCTTGCTCTGGCTGCaaggagaggggctgcagctgccaccCTGTCCAGAGGGACCTGCCACTGCCACCTCTGGCTCcttctggagctgctcctgctctgcagggatgggcacagatggggagcagctgggaccccAGCAGAGTGTGGGTTCTGACGTGTTGGGCTCTTCTTCCACATCAGAGCCTTCTGGACTGCTGGAGAAGGCCAGGTTGGAATGGAGAGTCCCCCTCTGGGTGTCTGTGGGactggagcaggctgcagggctggcagtggggctggtggtggggctggggctggctgcaggATTTTGCTGTGCTAGGTGCCGGAGGAGCCCAGTGGCACACAGGTGTGGTACGATGTCAATGATCTCCTGCACAAATGTCTCTGAAACTGATGGCATCCATTCCTGCAGGTCCTGGAACAACTGCTCTTCATCCAGCCCATGGGAGCACAGTAAGACCACGACGGCGCTCACCATGAAATGCACCATCCAAAAGTGGTCCCCAAAGAACACCTCAAACTTCTCTTGCAGTCAGGGCAGCAGGGGCCTGATGTTACTGGGGTGACTTCTGAAAAAGTCTGCCCAGACCTCAGGAGGGAAGCCACCCACCAGAGGCCTGGGACCTGGCCCTGCCAACCCTTCCTCTTCCAGGTGTTCTTcagccctgtgctctgcagcatctAGGAGGTTGATTGTCAAATAATCATTGTCTGACCGCTGGGAGAACCTGATGGACGTCGTCTCTGTCCTGCAGAGGGGGCAGGTTTGATTCTGCTGTGTCCAGTGCATTGCACAGCCCAGGCAAAACTGGTGCCTGCAGGGTGACAGGGAGGCGATGCCCTCCTGGTTGCTGTAGCAGATGGGGCAGCACCACTGGCTCTCATCGGCCATGCTCCCTGCACGCTGTGGTGGGCTGGCGAGCGCTGAGGACgagcagctgctccctctggCAGGTGCCGCAGCGGCGGGTGTTGTGTGCtgcaagagggagagagagcaggGTCACTTGGTGTCccggggaggggaggcagaCATGCCCAGGTCCCTGGGGAAGGACACCCTCCCGGCCCCCGTGGTTTCCCCAGCgctccctgccaggcagggccAGGCTTGGGCTGTGGGGCCGGCAGCTCCTTGAGCCCCATCCCTGAgccaccccagggctgccccaggaggacGTTTCCCCACACAGCTCACCTCTGCTTAGACTGGTGCCCTCTTGGCTGGGTAACAAACTGGCTGTCCAGGCCCAAAGAGCTGTGGTAAATGGAGTTAAATGCAGGTGGTGGCTGGTCACAAGTTGTGTTCCCCAGGACTCAGTGTTGGGGCCAGTGGATTCTGTCGTTCTCTCAAGGCCATAGCTTTGTGTCATTGCTTTGTTTCCTCCAAACATTCAGAGATGAGCAGCTTGTCCAAATCAGCATGCCAGGACCATCTCTTGCTGACAGCCTGGCTCCTGAACCAGCACTTAACTTTCTTCAGGAGACACTGTGAGGCAATACAAGACAAGTTTTAGAGTCTCTTAGCTGGAACATTCCAATTTCTGAGAATACACAATGG encodes the following:
- the LOC139789792 gene encoding E3 ubiquitin-protein ligase Topors-like, whose translation is MADESQWCCPICYSHEEGIASLSPCRHQFCLGCAMRWTQQNRRCPLCRAESTTIIFSQRSDDDYFSIDITDPTGLWAVQHQEEQGAEEPMRRAQTGGFPPEVWAEFFKRNPNNIWYLQVWIQGELETIFEGEWWEEIELEGTIIFYLCLYGLDEEQLLQDLQVWLGNSTQTFVHELIEMALHLCGRDLRQYLAQQNAADSSSTTSSSDTCLITSSSPSTTTSPNSCSSPTISPAASPSHTASQRDIPDSISSPAGPDMEEHPSTSEPIRVWGGPSSPPSVPVPVDQEEPQEEPGVAVPGPSAQGCSHSPSTPSQGRDRSPRGPRRPPKRRAPSPQDSPQPRRRC